A region of Pyxidicoccus parkwaysis DNA encodes the following proteins:
- a CDS encoding Uma2 family endonuclease — MSSELTSAFQAFPGRRWTAEEYDALVRSGILAEDERVELLEGALVPMTPPGPAHTNLIARLTMALAVASQGKALVSPQSPLSCGDSRPQPDLAVLPLSEDREDRLPRKALLVVEVADSSLARDRLKSAIYARAGIPEYWLVDVAARTVEVHTEPTARRDARYRTVHLLGVEDTLTTPALPKLKLPLGTLFGRGRH; from the coding sequence ATGTCGTCCGAACTCACGAGCGCGTTTCAGGCCTTCCCGGGCAGGCGATGGACCGCCGAGGAGTATGACGCCCTCGTCCGCTCCGGCATCCTCGCCGAGGACGAACGCGTCGAGCTGCTCGAAGGAGCCCTGGTCCCGATGACGCCGCCCGGCCCCGCCCATACCAACCTCATCGCGCGGCTGACCATGGCGCTGGCGGTGGCCTCCCAGGGCAAGGCCCTGGTGAGTCCGCAGAGCCCGCTGAGCTGCGGTGACAGTCGCCCGCAGCCAGACCTCGCCGTGTTGCCGCTCTCCGAGGACCGCGAAGACCGGCTGCCGCGAAAGGCGCTCCTGGTGGTGGAGGTCGCGGACAGCTCGCTCGCGCGCGACAGGCTCAAGTCGGCCATCTACGCCAGGGCGGGCATCCCTGAGTACTGGCTGGTGGACGTGGCCGCGCGCACGGTCGAAGTCCACACCGAGCCCACGGCCCGGCGCGATGCGCGCTACCGGACGGTCCACCTGCTCGGCGTGGAGGACACGCTGACGACTCCGGCCCTGCCGAAGCTCAAGCTCCCACTCGGCACGCTCTTCGGACGCGGCAGACACTGA
- a CDS encoding CoA-binding protein — MDWKDNLVVDDAGVRDILAKSRRVAVLGIRSEAHAHKPAYSVPHYLQAHGYDIVPVSVHGEKGPILGRPVYTAVADVPGEVDVVEVFRKPEDIDGHVDDLLKKKPKVVWFQLGIRNDAAAEKLARAGIRVVQDRCMKVELSKLRHEQAESSGART, encoded by the coding sequence ATGGACTGGAAGGACAACCTCGTCGTGGACGACGCTGGCGTGAGGGACATCCTCGCGAAGAGCCGACGCGTGGCAGTGCTGGGCATCCGCTCGGAGGCGCACGCGCACAAGCCGGCGTACTCGGTGCCGCACTACCTGCAGGCGCACGGCTACGACATCGTCCCGGTATCGGTGCACGGGGAGAAGGGGCCCATCCTGGGGCGGCCCGTGTACACGGCGGTGGCGGACGTGCCCGGTGAGGTGGACGTGGTGGAGGTGTTCCGCAAGCCCGAGGACATCGACGGGCACGTGGACGACTTGCTCAAGAAGAAGCCGAAGGTGGTGTGGTTCCAGCTCGGCATCCGGAACGACGCGGCCGCGGAGAAGCTGGCCCGCGCCGGCATCCGCGTGGTGCAGGACCGGTGCATGAAGGTCGAGCTGTCGAAGCTCCGCCACGAGCAGGCGGAGTCCTCGGGGGCTCGGACCTGA
- a CDS encoding ParB/RepB/Spo0J family partition protein: MVKADMQKRALGRGLSALIPQASPGTGKGGEQAANKAGVLKLPIESIHRDKEQPRQHFDEEKLKELTESIKAQGVLQPILVRKDGDGYRIIAGERRWRASQAAGLKEVPAIVKEVTEVQAFELALVENLQRADLNPIEEAEGYKRLVEEFKLTQEQVSQRVGKERSTVANALRLLALPADVKGLVADGSLSMGHARALLGVPRLPELQNLARQVTEKKLSVRDTERLVQQSRSSGKKDAGKTPPKQSPQVKSLVEELQRRLGTKVRLTERSPGKGTIEVDFFSYDDLDRLLKLLRKE; encoded by the coding sequence GTGGTGAAAGCAGACATGCAGAAGCGGGCGCTCGGCCGAGGGCTCTCCGCCCTCATCCCCCAGGCCTCTCCCGGGACCGGCAAGGGCGGCGAGCAGGCGGCCAACAAGGCCGGCGTCCTCAAGCTGCCCATCGAATCCATCCACCGCGACAAGGAGCAGCCGCGCCAGCACTTCGACGAGGAGAAGCTCAAGGAGCTCACCGAGTCCATCAAGGCGCAGGGCGTCCTCCAGCCCATCCTCGTCCGCAAGGACGGTGACGGCTACCGCATCATCGCCGGCGAGCGCCGCTGGCGCGCCTCCCAGGCCGCGGGCCTCAAGGAAGTGCCCGCAATCGTCAAGGAGGTGACGGAGGTCCAGGCCTTCGAGTTGGCCCTGGTCGAAAATCTCCAGCGCGCGGACCTCAACCCCATCGAAGAGGCCGAGGGCTACAAGCGGCTCGTCGAGGAGTTCAAGCTCACGCAGGAGCAGGTCAGCCAGCGCGTGGGCAAGGAGCGCTCGACGGTGGCCAATGCGCTGCGGCTGCTCGCGCTGCCCGCGGACGTCAAGGGCCTGGTGGCGGACGGCTCGCTCAGCATGGGCCACGCGAGGGCTCTCCTAGGGGTGCCGCGCCTGCCGGAGCTGCAGAACCTGGCCAGGCAGGTGACGGAGAAGAAGCTCTCCGTGCGTGACACGGAGCGGCTCGTCCAGCAGAGTCGCTCCTCGGGCAAGAAGGATGCGGGCAAGACGCCGCCCAAGCAGAGCCCGCAGGTGAAGTCTCTGGTGGAGGAGCTTCAGCGGCGACTCGGGACGAAGGTTCGGCTCACTGAACGTAGCCCCGGAAAGGGCACCATCGAGGTGGACTTCTTCTCGTACGATGACCTCGACCGGCTCTTGAAGCTTCTCAGGAAGGAGTAG
- a CDS encoding ParA family protein translates to MDHVGRIICISNQKGGVGKTTTAINLAASLASAERRTLLVDMDPQGNAGSGLGLKRDDLHGTVYDALLNGRPAKELLHPTELRYLQVIPATPDLTGAEVELVGAERREYRLREALRPLAAEYDYVIIDCPPSLGLLTLNALTAADSVLIPLQCEYYALEGLSQLTHTIDLVKQGLNPALQMEGILLTMFDSRANIAHQVVDEVRGYFKKQVFEVIVPRNVRLSECPSFGKPIILYDIKSKGCESYLALGRELMKRDTPKAPRRRVA, encoded by the coding sequence ATGGACCACGTGGGTCGTATCATCTGCATCTCCAACCAGAAGGGCGGCGTGGGGAAGACCACCACCGCCATCAACCTCGCCGCGAGCCTCGCTTCCGCCGAGCGCCGCACGCTCCTGGTGGACATGGACCCGCAAGGGAACGCGGGCAGCGGGCTCGGCCTCAAGCGCGACGACCTTCACGGCACCGTCTACGACGCGCTCCTCAATGGCCGCCCCGCCAAGGAGCTCCTCCACCCCACCGAGCTGCGCTACCTCCAGGTCATCCCCGCCACGCCCGACCTCACCGGCGCCGAGGTGGAGCTCGTCGGCGCCGAGCGCCGCGAGTACCGCCTCCGCGAGGCCCTGCGCCCGCTGGCCGCCGAGTACGACTACGTCATCATCGACTGCCCGCCCTCGCTCGGCCTGCTGACGCTCAACGCGCTCACCGCCGCGGACTCGGTGCTCATCCCGCTCCAGTGCGAGTACTACGCGCTCGAGGGCCTCTCGCAGCTCACGCACACCATCGACCTGGTGAAGCAGGGCCTCAACCCCGCTCTGCAGATGGAGGGCATCCTCCTCACCATGTTCGACTCGCGCGCCAACATCGCCCACCAGGTGGTGGACGAGGTGCGGGGCTACTTCAAGAAGCAGGTCTTCGAGGTCATCGTCCCGCGCAACGTGCGCCTGTCCGAGTGCCCGTCCTTCGGCAAGCCCATCATCCTCTATGACATCAAGTCGAAGGGCTGCGAGAGCTACCTCGCGCTCGGCCGCGAGCTCATGAAGCGCGACACCCCCAAGGCCCCGCGCCGCCGCGTGGCCTGA
- the bacM gene encoding bactofilin BacM, producing the protein MALLGGKKEEAPSKPLFRREEESVSQRSGEVHTLLGKGSEFEGKLTFEGQVRIDGKFNGQIITKDVLVIGDGAKVQAEIQAGTVIINGQVEGNVKATQIIELKTPGRVKGNLETPSLSMDRGVIFEGSLKMENIGGGAKPPPPGGDKK; encoded by the coding sequence GTGGCGCTCCTTGGCGGGAAAAAAGAAGAAGCACCCAGCAAGCCTCTGTTCAGGCGGGAGGAGGAATCCGTGTCGCAGCGTTCCGGTGAGGTTCATACGCTCCTGGGCAAGGGGAGCGAGTTCGAGGGCAAGCTCACCTTCGAGGGGCAGGTCCGCATCGACGGCAAGTTCAACGGCCAAATCATCACCAAGGACGTGCTCGTCATCGGTGATGGCGCCAAGGTCCAGGCGGAAATCCAGGCCGGCACCGTCATCATCAACGGCCAGGTCGAAGGCAACGTGAAGGCCACCCAAATCATCGAGCTCAAGACGCCCGGCCGCGTGAAGGGCAACCTCGAGACGCCGTCGCTGTCCATGGACCGCGGCGTCATCTTCGAGGGCTCGCTGAAGATGGAGAACATCGGCGGTGGCGCGAAGCCGCCTCCCCCGGGTGGCGACAAGAAGTAG